In one Andrena cerasifolii isolate SP2316 chromosome 2, iyAndCera1_principal, whole genome shotgun sequence genomic region, the following are encoded:
- the LOC143366110 gene encoding dihydrolipoyl dehydrogenase, mitochondrial translates to MMQASFWNLVTTSVRPTCVKRVLPGLTAAQQRRYTSALEADIVIIGSGPGGYVASIKAAQLGMKTVCVEKEETLGGTCLNVGCIPSKSLLNNSHFYHLAHSGNLDSRGISVDNVRLNLDKLMGQKVSVVKALTGGIAGLFKKNKVELVKGHGKITGPNQVTALKPDGSVSSTINTKNIVIATGSEVSPFPGIDIDEKQIVSSTGVLSLSAVPKRLIVIGAGVIGTELGSVWQRLGAEVTAIEFMPNIGGLGIDGEVSQTLQKILAKQGMNFKMGTKVTAAKKVGSEVVVSIEDAKDPSKKEDLVCDVLLVCIGRRPYTVNLGLEDMGIERDEKGRIPVNNRFQTVVPSIFAIGDCIHGPMLAHKAEEEGIITIEGIAGGAVHIDYNCVPSVIYTHPEVGWVGKTEEDLKKEGIDYKVGKFPHLANSRSKTNMDTDGFVKVLADSSTDKILGTHIVGSVAGELINEAVLAMEYGASAEDVARTCHAHPTCAEALKEANLAAYFGKPVNF, encoded by the exons ATGATGCAAGCTAGTTTTTGGAACTTGGTGACCACCTCTGTGAGA CCAACATGCGTCAAGCGAGTCTTACCTGGCTTGACAGCTGCACAGCAGCGCAGGTACACCAGCGCGTTAGAGGCGGACATCGTAATAATAGGCAGCGGGCCTGGTGGCTACGTGGCGTCGATCAAAGCCGCTCAATTGGGTATGAAAACTGTTTGCGTAGAGAAGGAAGAGACGTTAGGTGGCACCTGCCTCAATGTTGGATGTATCCCGTCGAAATCTCTCTTAAACAATTCACATTTCTATCACCTGGCGCATAGCGGGAATTTAGATAGTCGTGGTATCTCAG TCGATAACGTCAGACTCAATCTCGATAAGCTAATGGGGCAAAAAGTCAGCGTAGTGAAGGCATTGACAGGTGGTATAGCAGGTCTGTTTAAGAAGAATAAGGTAGAGTTGGTCAAGGGCCACGGCAAAATTACTGGTCCGAATCAAGTGACCGCGCTCAAGCCTGATGGCTCAGTGTCGAGCACGATTAACACTAAGAACATCGTGATCGCGACTGGCAGCGAAGTCAGTCCATTCCCTGGCATAGACATCGACGAGAAACAAATCGTTTCTTCTACCGGTGTTCTGTCACTGAGCGCAGTACCTAAGAGACTTATAGTAATCGGCGCTGGGGTTATTGGCACGGAATTGGGCTCCGTGTGGCAAAG GTTAGGCGCCGAAGTAACTGCAATTGAGTTCATGCCAAATATCGGCGGACTAGGTATCGATGGCGAAGTTAGTCAAACGTTACAGAAAATTCTGGCTAAACAAGGGATGAATTTCAAAATGGGAACGAAAGTCACAGCTGCCAAGAAAGTCGGCAGCGAAGTTGTTGTTTCCATCGAGGATGCGAAAGATCCCAGCAAGAAGGAAGACCTGGTGTGTGACGTACTTTTAGTCTGCATTGGTAGAAGGCCGTACACGGTTAATCTGGGACTAGAAGACATGGGGATTGAGAGGGACGAGAAAGGCAGGATTCCTGTGAACAATAGATTCCAAACAGTCGTACCTTC GATATTTGCCATTGGTGATTGCATCCATGGGCCAATGCTGGCTCATAAGGCCGAGGAGGAAGGCATCATTACAATCGAAGGCATTGCTGGCG GTGCCGTCCATATCGACTACAATTGCGTGCCCAGCGTAATCTACACACACCCCGAGGTCGGTTGGGTCGGCAAGACGGAGGAGGACCTGAAGAAGGAGGGTATCGACTACAAAGTTGGCAAATTCCCACATCTGGCCAATTCCAGATCAAAGACGAATATGGACACGGATGGTTTCGTCAAGGTTTTAGCCGACAGCAGTACGGATAAAATATTAGGCACCCACATCGTCGGCTCGGTGGCTGGTGAGCTCATCAACGAAGCTGTCCTCGCTATGGAATACGGAGCGAGTGCAGAAGATGTCGCGAGAACGTGTCACGCGCATCCC ACATGCGCCGAAGCTCTGAAAGAAGCCAATCTGGCCGCGTACTTCGGAAAGCCCGTCAACTTCTAA